The Pocillopora verrucosa isolate sample1 chromosome 14, ASM3666991v2, whole genome shotgun sequence genome has a segment encoding these proteins:
- the LOC131798424 gene encoding uncharacterized protein, whose amino-acid sequence MFATRVRKPLLYYCAKEIRKHAKKNLTKCDIVVADTTGAITVTLWESQIAEVEQHSCYHFKELKLNWYEKKYLGSSKKTTIKKCENIDIPGGITSETENIKPNEKAKKKITGTIMAVEIKKTYICINCKYKIPDAPELNIIKCPNCNLKIKKCELVSSTTANIVIKDESGENMGRFFCTHAVLSELLQTIAGAPGYNIDKNIDHLSANIMEETVLNVSNLCFQVIMDEKIVKSIELGGAD is encoded by the exons ATGTTCGCAACTAGGG TGCGTAAACCATTGCTTTATTATTGTGCAAAGGAGATAAGGAAACACGCGAAAAAAAACCTCACCAAATGTGACATTGTTGTCGCTGACACTACTGGAGCGATAACTGTAACTCTGTGGGAAAGTCAAATCGCCGAAGTTGAACAGCACAGCTGTTATCACTTCAAAGAACTTAAGTTGAATTGGtacgaaaaaaaatatctcgGCTCTTCCAAAAAAACAACGATTAAAAAGTGCGAAAACATCGACATTCCAGGTGGGATTACCAGTGAAACTGAAAacataaaaccaaatgaaaaggcaaagaagaaaATCACCGGTACTATAATGGCGGTAGAGATTAAGAAGACATACATTTGCATAAATTGCAAGTACAAAATTCCGGATGCTCCTGAattaaatattataaaatgCCCCAACTGTAACTTGAAGATCAAGAAATGTGAACTGGTATCTAGTACTACGGCAAACATCGTGATAAAAGACGAAAGTGGAGAAAATATGGGAAGATTCTTTTGTACACATGCTGTTCTAAGTGAGTTACTTCAAACAATCGCTGGTGCCCCCGGTTACAACATAGACAAAAACATTGACCACTTATCTGCAAATATAATGGAAGAAACCGTTCTAAATGTCAGCAACTtatgttttcaagttattatggatgaaaaaattgtaaaatcaatTGAACTTGGTGGTGCTGACTGA